In Acropora muricata isolate sample 2 chromosome 11, ASM3666990v1, whole genome shotgun sequence, one DNA window encodes the following:
- the LOC136890495 gene encoding putative nuclease HARBI1 yields MHITDLLAEDLRRKTQRNHPISALQQVVIALRFYASGSFLQVIGDTIGVDKSTGSRVVTNVSLALVAKQQQYIKWPKDQQDFGKSKNSFYQRGKFPCVIGCVDGTHIRIQAPHENENGYVNRKGFHSTNVQGICNHEGLFTNIVARWPGSTHDSHVFRSSNICHHIEENYHSLDDGILLGDSGYACRPFMMTPYSNPSTPAQVAYNEAHCKTRVIIEQTFGCWKRRFHVLHFEKVCIIIGACAVLHNIATILNEPMEDGDAGDEINVGDVYCGPDQGQAVRNYICQTYFS; encoded by the exons ATGCACATCACTGACCTTCTAGCAGAAGACCTTCGCCGTAAAACCCAGCGAAATCACCCTATCTCCGCTCTTCAGCAAGTGGTGATTGCTTTAAGATTTTACGCAAGTGGCAGTTTCCTCCAGGTAATTGGTGACACCATTGGCGTTGATAAGTCTACAGGTTCACGAGTGGTGACCAATGTATCTCTGGCACTTGTTGCAAAACAGCAGCAGTACATCAAGTGGCCTAAAGACCAACAAGATTTCGGAAAGTCAAAAAATTCATTCTACCAACGTGGAAAGTTTCCATGTGTGATCGGATGTGTGGATGGTACCCACATTAGAATTCAAGCACCTCACGAAAACGAAAATGGATATGTAAATCGTAAAGGTTTTCACTCCACTAACGTCCAAGGGATATGTAATCACGAAG gttTGTTTACTAATATTGTAGCCAGATGGCCTGGTAGTACCCATGACAGCCATGTTTTCAGGTCCTCCAATATTTGCCATCATATTGAGGAAAACTATCACTCATTGGATGATGGAATTCTTTTGGGGGACAGTGGTTATGCATGCCGGCCATTCATGATGACGCCCTATAGCAACCCCAGTACCCCTGCTCAAGTTGCTTACAATGAGgcacactgtaaaacaagaGTGATTATTGAGCAAACTTTTGGCTGCTGGAAACGTCGCTTTCATGTGctgcattttgaaaaagtatGCATCATTATTGGTGCATGTGCAGTTTTGCACAACATCGCAACCATATTAAATGAGCCAATGGAAGACGGAGATGCTGGTGATGAAATAAATGTTGGCGATGTTTATTGTGGTCCTGACCAAGGACAAGCTGTAAGAAATTATATTTGCCAAACCTATTTTAGCTAG